Genomic segment of Serinicoccus hydrothermalis:
GGCGATGCCGGCGGCCAGCGCGCGCTGCGTGGTGTCGATCATCCTCTGGTCGTCGGGGGAGCGGGGCCGGCCGACGACGAAGCTGATGGCAGCGTCCGCGGCGACCCCGTGGAGGCTGACGGCGAGGTCGAGGGAGAGGAGGTCACCGTCGGCCAGGCGGTCGTCGTGCGGCAGCCCGTGCAGGACGGCGTCGTTGACGGAGGTGCAGATCCAGTGCCCGAACGGACCCTTGCCGAAGGAGGGCGCGTAGTCCACGTAGCAGGACTCCGCGCCGGCCCCGAGGATCATCTCCCGGGCCCACCGGTCGATGTCGAGCAGGTTGGTGCCGACGTCGGTGCGGGCCTTCACGGTCCGAAGGATCTCGCCGACGAGGCGCCCGGTCCGGCGCGCCTGGTCCGTCTGGGCGGGGGTGAGGATCTCGATCACCCCAATAACTATACCGGTCAGATCATCCCGGTACTAGAATCCCGGGTCATGGTGAGACTTCCGCTCGCGCCCGAGGAGATCGAACGCGGCAGGCGCCTCGGCGCCCTGCTCCGGCAGGCCCGGGGCGAGCGCTCGATCCTCGAGGTCGCGCTGGACGCCCGCGTGTCGCCCGAGACGCTGCGCAAGATCGAGACGGGCCGGGTGGCCACGCCGGCGTTCTCGACGGTCGCCGCCCTCGCGGGCGTGCTCGGGCTCTCCCTCGACGACGTGTGGGGTCAGGTGACCGCCCCCTCGGCCGACGTCTCCCGCGTATGACGCCCTACCCGTTGCTCACCATCAGCTGACGGCTGACCGGCGCTGACGGCGCACGGCGACGAAGGAGCGCACGCCGAGCACGACATACCCCACCAGCAGCACGAAGCTGATCGTGCCGGAGATCACCGCCAGCGGACGCTCGGCCTCGCCCGTGACGAGGTCGCCGAGACCCAGCACGTTGCGCAGCGTCCCGAGGGCGCCGATGACCGCCACCAGCAGCGCGGCGTGGATCCAGACCTTGGGGTTGCTGCGGCCCAGCACGCCGCAGACCGTGAGCACGACGCCCAGGATCGCGGGTATGAGCGCGGTCCAGCTCGACATCCCGGCGGCGAGCCAGCCGATCACCCCCACCGCGATGAGCAGGACGCCCAGGACGACGGTGGTGCGCGGCATCGACGAGTTCTGCATGGTGCTCCTTCGTGGTCTCATGGGGGAAGGGCCAGGATATCCGGGTCTGCCGGGGCGTTCTCCGAGCGCGTCGTCCACTGCACGCCGGTATGTCACTCGCGAGCCTGTTCGAGGAGGCTCACGAGTGACATACCGGCTCGAGGAGGACGACGGGCTCGTGGACGGGTCCGCGACGGGCGGCGGCGGAGGGAGAATTCTCGGCTCGACGGGCGGTCGGCGGCGGCGCCACCTAGCATGGTCGGGTGACCCAGGTGCGACGTGACGGCTGAGCCGGAGACCCAGACCGACGCCGCACCCGAGCC
This window contains:
- a CDS encoding M24 family metallopeptidase encodes the protein MIEILTPAQTDQARRTGRLVGEILRTVKARTDVGTNLLDIDRWAREMILGAGAESCYVDYAPSFGKGPFGHWICTSVNDAVLHGLPHDDRLADGDLLSLDLAVSLHGVAADAAISFVVGRPRSPDDQRMIDTTQRALAAGIAAARPGARVGDLSHAIGTVLSGAGCVHLAVTADPLDPRRVNNSEVWRDRAALEAWRPQAHAPEQPAFESVEMGFYEARAVDPL
- a CDS encoding helix-turn-helix transcriptional regulator, with protein sequence MVRLPLAPEEIERGRRLGALLRQARGERSILEVALDARVSPETLRKIETGRVATPAFSTVAALAGVLGLSLDDVWGQVTAPSADVSRV